A region from the Janthinobacterium agaricidamnosum genome encodes:
- a CDS encoding HIT family protein, with amino-acid sequence MSTPCDLCQLLDDFAKKQGCEALLWRSERLSVVAVDDPSYPGFCRVIWNKHVKEMTDLTPGERNYVMEVVWQVELAVREVMAPEKVNVASFGNMTPHVHWHVIPRYRDDAHFPHPSWAVVQRETAPEVLAARRALLPALREAIIQRLSA; translated from the coding sequence ATGTCCACGCCTTGCGATCTGTGTCAGTTGCTCGATGATTTTGCCAAGAAGCAGGGCTGTGAGGCCTTGCTGTGGCGCAGCGAGCGCCTGTCCGTGGTGGCCGTCGACGACCCAAGCTACCCCGGCTTTTGCCGCGTGATCTGGAACAAGCACGTGAAGGAAATGACGGATTTGACGCCCGGCGAGCGCAATTATGTGATGGAAGTCGTGTGGCAAGTCGAGCTGGCCGTGCGCGAAGTGATGGCGCCGGAAAAGGTCAATGTGGCCAGTTTCGGCAACATGACGCCGCACGTGCACTGGCACGTGATTCCCCGCTACCGTGACGACGCGCATTTCCCGCACCCCAGCTGGGCCGTGGTGCAGCGCGAGACGGCGCCCGAAGTACTGGCCGCGCGCCGCGCCCTGTTGCCGGCCTTGCGCGAGGCCATCATTCAACGTTTATCCGCATAA
- a CDS encoding gamma-butyrobetaine hydroxylase-like domain-containing protein, with protein MTEKTATPQPTGLTVHNQSRVLDVAFDDGSTFALPFEYLRVYSPSAEVQGHGKGQETLQLGKRLVGITGIEPVGNYAVQPTFSDGHNSGLYTWAYLYKLGAEKDKLWQAYLDQLAAAGYPGDSGRDAKADMTVKQSSGGHVHGPSCGHKH; from the coding sequence ATGACTGAAAAAACAGCAACACCCCAACCGACCGGCTTGACCGTGCACAACCAGTCGCGCGTGCTCGACGTGGCTTTCGACGACGGCAGCACATTTGCGCTGCCGTTCGAATACCTGCGCGTGTACTCGCCCTCGGCCGAAGTGCAGGGCCATGGCAAGGGCCAGGAAACCTTGCAATTAGGTAAGCGCCTGGTCGGCATCACGGGCATCGAGCCCGTCGGCAACTACGCCGTGCAGCCTACCTTCAGCGACGGCCACAATTCCGGCCTGTACACCTGGGCTTATCTGTACAAGCTGGGCGCGGAAAAGGACAAACTGTGGCAAGCCTACCTTGACCAGCTGGCGGCAGCCGGCTACCCCGGCGACAGCGGCCGCGACGCCAAGGCCGACATGACCGTCAAGCAATCTTCCGGCGGCCACGTGCATGGACCCAGCTGCGGCCATAAGCATTAA
- a CDS encoding YciI family protein translates to MEYMILIYADESRYASMPEGQMASLMADFASYTQALEAAGVLRGGAELAPVGSATSVRVRNGKPVITDGPFAETKEQLGGYYLLDCAHLDEALAWAGRCPAASLGTIEVRPVTA, encoded by the coding sequence ATGGAATACATGATCCTGATCTACGCCGATGAATCCCGTTATGCATCCATGCCGGAAGGGCAGATGGCCAGCCTGATGGCCGACTTTGCCAGCTACACGCAGGCGCTGGAAGCGGCCGGCGTGCTGCGCGGCGGGGCCGAGCTGGCGCCGGTGGGCAGCGCCACCAGCGTGCGCGTGCGCAATGGCAAGCCTGTCATCACGGATGGGCCGTTCGCGGAAACCAAGGAGCAGCTGGGCGGCTACTATCTGCTCGACTGCGCCCACCTGGACGAAGCGCTGGCCTGGGCCGGGCGTTGTCCGGCGGCTTCCCTGGGCACGATCGAAGTGCGGCCCGTCACGGCATAA
- the ubiE gene encoding bifunctional demethylmenaquinone methyltransferase/2-methoxy-6-polyprenyl-1,4-benzoquinol methylase UbiE, with product MTNTTHFGYKTVAEDDKVREVAKVFHSVAAKYDVMNDLMSGGLHRLWKTFTIANAGVRPGFKVLDIAGGTGDLSKAFAKQAGPTGEVWLTDINESMLRVGRDRLLNRGLLTPTLLCDAEKLPFPDNYFDRVSVAFGLRNMTHKDVALAEMRRVLKPGGKLLVLEFSKVAAPLQKPYDMYSFSVLPWFGQKIAGDAESYRYLAESIRMHPDQETLKTMMETAGLERVQYYNLTAGIAALHTGIKM from the coding sequence ATGACCAATACGACCCATTTCGGATACAAAACAGTTGCAGAAGACGACAAAGTGCGCGAAGTCGCCAAGGTGTTCCATTCCGTCGCTGCCAAATACGACGTGATGAACGACTTGATGTCGGGCGGGCTGCACCGTCTGTGGAAGACGTTTACCATCGCCAACGCGGGCGTGCGCCCCGGTTTCAAGGTGCTCGACATCGCCGGCGGCACGGGCGACCTGTCGAAGGCGTTTGCCAAGCAGGCGGGTCCTACGGGCGAAGTCTGGTTGACCGATATCAATGAATCGATGTTGCGCGTGGGCCGCGATCGCCTCTTGAATCGCGGCTTGCTCACCCCCACCTTGTTGTGTGACGCGGAAAAACTGCCATTCCCCGATAATTATTTCGACCGCGTCAGCGTCGCCTTCGGCCTGCGCAACATGACGCACAAGGACGTGGCGCTGGCGGAAATGCGCCGCGTGCTGAAACCGGGCGGCAAGCTGCTGGTGCTGGAATTTTCCAAGGTGGCGGCGCCGCTGCAAAAACCGTACGACATGTATTCGTTCTCGGTCTTGCCGTGGTTCGGCCAGAAAATCGCCGGTGACGCGGAAAGCTATCGCTATCTGGCCGAATCGATCCGCATGCACCCGGACCAGGAAACCTTGAAGACCATGATGGAAACGGCGGGCCTGGAGCGCGTGCAGTACTACAATTTGACGGCAGGCATTGCCGCTTTGCACACCGGTATCAAGATGTAA
- the ubiB gene encoding ubiquinone biosynthesis regulatory protein kinase UbiB, with amino-acid sequence MILKFLRLFKIIRVSIKYGLDEIAISGLQVPRTAKLIDTLIFWRDLSSPRGLRLRLALEELGPIFVKFGQVLSTRRDLMPPDIAEELARLQDRVPPFDSDLAIAQITKSLGAHPDQLFARFEREPVASASIAQVHFATLKDGREVAVKVLRPGMKKLIDEDVALMHIAADWTSRLWADSKRLKPKEVVGEFDKYLHDELDLMREAANASQLRRNFANSDLLLVPEMHWDYCSSSVIVMERMYGIPVSQTERLVAAGVDLRKLSSDGVEIFFTQVFRDGFFHADMHPGNILVSIAPDSFGRYIALDFGIVGTLNDYDKDYLSQNFLAFFRRDYKRVAEAHIESGWAPKDTRVDELEAAVRACCEPIFDRPLKDISFGQVLLRLFQTSRRFNVEVQPQLVLLQKTLLNIEGLGRQLDPELDLWQTAKPYLEKWMSNQVGPQGFMERLRAEAPRYAHIFPQLPRLLHQALTVHGEPRENDVELMKTLLAEQRQTNRLLSFIVYFVGAFALGALGLQVFMRWHQLPF; translated from the coding sequence ATGATATTGAAATTCCTGCGCCTGTTTAAAATCATCCGTGTTTCCATCAAGTACGGTCTGGATGAGATAGCGATTTCTGGTCTGCAAGTTCCCCGCACCGCCAAATTGATCGACACCCTGATTTTCTGGCGCGACCTGTCGTCGCCACGGGGCTTGCGCCTGCGCCTGGCGCTGGAAGAGCTGGGTCCGATTTTCGTCAAATTCGGCCAGGTGCTGTCGACCCGGCGCGACCTGATGCCGCCCGATATCGCCGAAGAACTGGCGCGCCTGCAAGACCGCGTGCCGCCCTTCGATTCCGACCTGGCCATCGCGCAGATCACCAAGTCGCTCGGTGCGCACCCCGATCAACTGTTTGCCCGCTTCGAGCGCGAGCCGGTGGCGTCCGCATCTATTGCCCAGGTGCACTTTGCCACCTTGAAAGACGGCCGCGAAGTGGCCGTGAAGGTCTTGCGTCCAGGCATGAAAAAGCTGATCGACGAAGATGTGGCCCTGATGCACATCGCCGCCGACTGGACCAGCCGCCTGTGGGCCGACAGCAAGCGCCTGAAGCCGAAAGAGGTGGTGGGCGAGTTCGACAAATACCTGCACGACGAGCTGGACCTGATGCGCGAGGCGGCCAACGCCAGCCAGCTGCGCCGCAACTTCGCCAATTCGGACTTGCTGCTGGTGCCCGAAATGCACTGGGATTATTGTTCCAGCAGCGTCATCGTCATGGAACGCATGTACGGCATCCCCGTGTCGCAGACCGAGCGCCTGGTGGCGGCCGGCGTGGACTTGCGCAAACTGTCCAGCGATGGCGTGGAAATTTTCTTCACGCAAGTGTTCCGCGACGGCTTTTTCCATGCTGACATGCACCCAGGCAATATTCTCGTGTCGATCGCGCCCGACTCGTTCGGCCGCTACATCGCGCTCGACTTCGGCATCGTGGGTACCTTGAATGACTACGACAAGGATTATCTGTCGCAAAACTTCCTCGCCTTCTTCCGCCGCGACTACAAGCGCGTGGCCGAGGCGCACATCGAATCGGGCTGGGCGCCGAAGGACACGCGCGTCGACGAGCTGGAAGCGGCCGTGCGCGCCTGCTGCGAGCCGATCTTCGACCGCCCGCTGAAGGATATTTCTTTTGGGCAAGTATTGCTGCGGCTGTTCCAGACCTCGCGCCGCTTCAACGTGGAAGTGCAGCCGCAACTGGTGCTGCTGCAAAAGACCCTGCTCAATATCGAAGGCCTGGGCCGCCAGCTCGATCCGGAACTGGACCTGTGGCAAACGGCCAAGCCCTACCTGGAAAAATGGATGAGCAACCAGGTGGGGCCGCAAGGCTTCATGGAGCGCCTGCGCGCCGAGGCGCCCCGTTATGCGCACATTTTCCCGCAACTGCCGCGCTTGCTGCATCAGGCCTTGACCGTGCATGGCGAACCGCGTGAAAACGACGTGGAACTGATGAAAACCTTGCTGGCGGAGCAACGCCAGACGAACCGCTTGCTGAGTTTTATCGTGTACTTTGTCGGCGCCTTCGCCCTCGGCGCGCTGGGTTTGCAAGTGTTCATGCGCTGGCATCAACTGCCGTTTTAA
- a CDS encoding RNA polymerase sigma factor, producing the protein MAGDAVTAVEYVFRQEKGRVLAGLMRRFGDLGLAEDVLQEACRKALELWPRTGIPGNPAAWLSAVARNAALDHVRRAGKSVSDAEAVLSCLPAVETVDAQPIEDDRLRLLFICCHPALAPEAQVALALRTLCGLSTAEIARAFGVEEAALSQRLLRAKRKIAEARIPFELPPEQELQPRLAQVLHVIYLVFSEGYCASGGDTLLRADLCAEALRLGRLLDSLQPGQPEVQGLLALMLLQASRGPARLSPGGELLTLEEQDRRLWDDALIAEGLAVLALALPARAPGPYQLQAAIAALHAQAPTASGTDWRQISALYGALLRHKPEPMILLNAVIACAMAHGAAHGLAWLARLETVPSLVNSHYLYAARADLLRRQGDRPGALAAYARAAMLAENAVERQYLLRRHGEMRLPLV; encoded by the coding sequence ATGGCCGGCGACGCCGTTACGGCCGTCGAATACGTCTTTCGCCAGGAAAAGGGCAGGGTGCTGGCCGGCCTGATGCGGCGTTTCGGCGACCTGGGCCTGGCGGAAGATGTGCTGCAGGAAGCGTGCCGCAAGGCGCTGGAGCTGTGGCCGCGCACAGGCATCCCCGGCAATCCCGCCGCCTGGCTCAGTGCCGTGGCGCGCAACGCGGCTCTCGACCACGTACGCCGGGCGGGCAAGAGCGTCAGCGACGCCGAGGCCGTGCTGTCGTGCCTGCCTGCGGTCGAGACTGTTGACGCGCAGCCTATCGAAGACGACCGCCTGCGCCTGCTGTTCATCTGCTGCCATCCCGCGCTGGCGCCCGAGGCGCAGGTGGCGCTGGCTTTGCGCACCCTGTGTGGCCTGTCCACGGCCGAGATCGCACGCGCCTTCGGCGTGGAGGAAGCGGCCCTGTCGCAGCGCTTGTTGCGCGCCAAACGCAAGATCGCCGAAGCCCGTATCCCTTTCGAGTTGCCGCCGGAACAAGAGCTGCAGCCGCGGCTGGCGCAAGTACTGCACGTGATTTACCTGGTGTTCAGCGAAGGCTATTGCGCCAGCGGCGGCGACACGTTGCTGCGCGCAGACCTGTGCGCGGAAGCGCTGCGCCTGGGGCGCCTGCTTGACAGCCTGCAGCCCGGCCAGCCGGAAGTGCAGGGGTTATTGGCCCTGATGCTGCTGCAGGCGTCGCGCGGCCCCGCCCGCCTCTCGCCAGGCGGTGAACTGCTGACCCTGGAAGAGCAGGACCGGCGCCTGTGGGATGACGCCCTGATTGCCGAGGGATTGGCCGTGCTGGCGCTGGCCTTGCCGGCGCGCGCGCCAGGGCCGTATCAGCTGCAGGCCGCCATTGCCGCCTTGCACGCGCAAGCGCCCACGGCCAGCGGGACGGACTGGCGCCAGATCAGCGCCCTGTATGGCGCCTTGCTGCGGCACAAGCCGGAACCCATGATCTTGCTCAACGCCGTGATCGCCTGCGCCATGGCGCACGGCGCCGCACACGGGCTGGCCTGGCTGGCGCGGCTGGAAACCGTGCCCAGCCTTGTCAACTCGCATTATCTGTACGCGGCCCGGGCCGACTTGCTGCGCCGCCAGGGCGACCGGCCGGGGGCGCTGGCCGCGTATGCGCGGGCGGCCATGCTGGCTGAGAATGCAGTGGAAAGGCAATACCTTCTCCGGCGTCACGGGGAAATGCGCCTGCCGCTTGTATAA
- a CDS encoding ubiquinone biosynthesis accessory factor UbiJ, with amino-acid sequence MAPLSDLSLMTPVIATINHLLAQEPWARQQLAVHAGKLACIDTGAVALRLRVDSAGMLETAPADVVANVTIRVKLSDVPLILQNRERAFSYVKIEGDAEFANAISQLSKGLRWEAEHDLEKVVGPMLATRLVSGAKDAAAFVRTGQQKLAENVAEYFLDEQPMLIRPSTLQEYSAGVTRVRDDVERLAKRLARLEKAAAAVQPQSSSPDLST; translated from the coding sequence ATGGCACCACTTTCCGATCTCTCCCTGATGACGCCCGTCATCGCGACTATCAACCATTTGCTGGCGCAGGAGCCGTGGGCGCGCCAGCAGCTGGCGGTGCACGCCGGCAAGCTTGCCTGCATCGACACGGGCGCCGTGGCCTTGCGCCTGCGCGTCGACAGCGCCGGCATGCTGGAAACGGCACCGGCGGACGTAGTTGCCAATGTGACCATCCGCGTGAAATTGTCCGATGTGCCGCTGATCCTGCAAAACCGCGAGCGGGCGTTTTCCTACGTCAAGATCGAAGGCGATGCCGAGTTTGCCAATGCGATTTCGCAATTGAGCAAGGGTTTGCGCTGGGAAGCCGAGCACGACCTGGAAAAGGTCGTCGGTCCCATGCTGGCCACGCGCCTTGTTTCCGGTGCGAAAGATGCCGCCGCCTTTGTGCGCACGGGCCAGCAAAAGCTGGCGGAAAACGTGGCCGAATATTTTCTCGACGAACAGCCGATGCTGATCCGTCCTTCCACCCTGCAAGAGTATTCCGCTGGCGTGACGCGCGTGCGCGATGACGTCGAACGCCTGGCTAAGCGCCTTGCCCGGCTGGAAAAGGCGGCCGCCGCCGTCCAGCCGCAGTCCTCCTCACCGGATTTGTCTACATGA
- a CDS encoding Tim44 domain-containing protein — protein sequence MKLKKFMVGMMLAAATVSMLGEALARPMGGGRSFGRQSQNVGRQAPAPAPTPAPAAAPRQAQPAPAPAPAPAAKAPSRWKGLLGGALLGLGLGALLSHFGLGGALASMISTLLMVALLAGVAFFIYRMVRGKRDTNAGNAPFAGFGNQPAPAGNVPDIGSHIPPLPPLQPVSSGVGLDKPAPAAAPWGVPGDFDKEAFLRHAKSNFIRLQAAWDKADVNDIREFTSPEVYAELRMQIQERGAQPDFTDVVTIDAELLGIETSVNDYLASVKFTGLIRSAPGAAAEPFAEVWNMSKPVSGNSGWVLAGIQQLN from the coding sequence ATGAAATTGAAGAAATTTATGGTCGGCATGATGCTGGCCGCGGCCACGGTATCCATGCTGGGCGAGGCGCTGGCCCGTCCCATGGGCGGTGGCCGTTCGTTTGGCCGCCAGTCGCAAAACGTGGGCCGCCAGGCGCCCGCACCTGCGCCCACCCCGGCGCCGGCCGCCGCGCCGCGCCAGGCGCAGCCTGCGCCAGCTCCCGCACCGGCGCCTGCCGCCAAGGCACCGAGCCGCTGGAAGGGCTTGCTGGGCGGCGCCTTGCTGGGCCTGGGTCTGGGCGCCTTGCTGTCGCATTTTGGCCTGGGCGGCGCCCTGGCCAGCATGATCAGCACCCTGCTGATGGTGGCTTTGCTGGCCGGCGTGGCCTTCTTCATCTACCGCATGGTGCGCGGCAAACGCGACACTAACGCCGGCAATGCGCCGTTCGCCGGTTTCGGCAACCAGCCGGCACCGGCCGGCAATGTGCCCGACATCGGTTCGCACATCCCGCCGCTGCCGCCGCTGCAGCCCGTCTCGTCCGGCGTCGGCCTGGACAAGCCGGCACCGGCTGCCGCGCCATGGGGCGTACCAGGCGACTTCGACAAGGAAGCCTTCCTGCGCCACGCGAAAAGCAATTTCATTCGCTTGCAAGCGGCCTGGGACAAGGCCGACGTCAACGATATCCGCGAATTCACGTCGCCGGAAGTGTATGCGGAACTGCGCATGCAAATCCAGGAACGGGGCGCGCAGCCGGACTTTACGGATGTCGTCACCATCGATGCCGAACTGCTCGGTATCGAGACGAGCGTCAACGATTACCTGGCCAGCGTGAAATTTACGGGCCTGATCCGTTCGGCGCCGGGCGCGGCAGCGGAACCGTTTGCGGAAGTGTGGAATATGTCGAAACCCGTCAGCGGCAACAGCGGCTGGGTCCTGGCAGGCATCCAGCAATTGAATTAA
- a CDS encoding DUF3683 domain-containing protein — protein MNAPAQIQALLAETPNGPAASRLREIPYNYTSFSDREIVIRLLGEDSWRLLDELRGARQTGRSARMLYEVLGDIWVVRRNPYLQDDLLDNPKRRQGLIDALHHRLAEVDKRRLSIDAAGGDVAASGETPEVAQARSHNVELLLKAASKAVADFGDEFRKTYDLRKRTVKVLGRYTEKHNVRFDGMTRVSHVTDATDWRVEYPFVVLTPDTEEEMAGLVKGCIELGLTIIPRGGGTGYTGGAIPLTPMSAVINTEKLITLGAVEMTVLPGLTHEYATINSGAGVITNKVSEAAEKAGFVFAVDPTSAHASCIGGNVAMNAGGKKAVLWGTALDNLASWRMVDPNGDWLDVTRLDHNLGKIHDIALARFQLEWRHPSTRDATKPNAPFKTEILEIPGRKFRKEGLGKDVTDKFLAGLPGIQKEGCDGLITSARWILHKMPKFARTVCLEFFGQARDAIPSIVEIKDYLDGLPAKGEQYTSIRLAGLEHLDERYLRAVGYATKSKRGVLPKMALFGDIVGDDENAVAQAASEVVRIANTRVGEGFVAVSPEARKKFWLDRARTAAIAKHTNAFKINEDVVIPLNRMGEYTDGIERINIELSIKNKLQLADALSEFFAKGNLPIGKSDDASDDRVDDAEMLGDRAEQAQQLLAQVTARWTYLLAQLDRPLVDVKGELAELGMERLLPVFDARLQTQPNATLFDVVQDRTVRITWKQEIRAQLRQIFNGAAFKLILDEATAIHARILRSRVFVALHMHAGDGNVHTNLPVNSDNYEMLQDAHEAVGRIMILARSLNGVISGEHGIGITKLEFLTEEEIGDFRSYKQRIDPEGRFNKGKLLNLPGMGADLRNAYTPSFGLMGHESLIMQQSDIGAIADSVKDCLRCGKCKPVCSTHVPRANLLYSPRDKILATSSLIEAFLYEEQTRRGISIKHWEEFEDVADHCTVCHKCVTPCPVNIDFGDVSMNMRNLLRKMDKKSFNPGTKATMMFLNATDPVTINATRKVMIGWGYKAQRLGHDLLKKFAKKQTKAPPPSTGKPPVKAQVIHFINKKMPGNLPKKSARALLDIEDDKVIPIIRNPKTTTADTEAVFYFPGCGSERLFSQVGLATQAMLWEVGVQTVLPPGYLCCGYPQRGAGEFDKAEKMMTDNRVLFHRMANTLNYLDIKTVLVSCGTCYDQLATYQFEKIFPGCRIMDIHEYLLEKNVKLEGVNGTRYMYHEPCHNPMKLQESGKTINSLISTVDNVKIEKNDRCCGESGSLAVTRPDISTQVRFRKEEEMVKGADKLRGDGFTGDVKILTSCPSCLQGLSRYNDDSGTTADYIVVEIAKHLLGENWMPDYVKRANDGGIERVLV, from the coding sequence ATGAACGCTCCCGCACAAATCCAAGCTTTACTGGCAGAAACGCCGAATGGTCCCGCAGCAAGCCGCCTGCGCGAAATCCCGTATAACTACACGTCGTTTTCCGATCGCGAGATCGTCATACGCCTGTTGGGGGAGGACTCCTGGCGCCTGCTCGACGAGCTGCGCGGCGCCCGCCAGACGGGCCGTTCGGCCCGCATGCTGTACGAGGTGCTGGGCGATATCTGGGTCGTGCGCCGCAACCCCTATCTGCAGGATGACTTGCTCGACAATCCGAAGCGCCGCCAGGGCTTGATCGATGCCTTGCATCACCGCCTGGCCGAAGTCGACAAGCGCCGCCTGTCCATCGATGCGGCCGGCGGCGACGTGGCCGCCAGCGGCGAGACGCCGGAAGTGGCGCAGGCGCGCAGCCATAACGTCGAACTGCTGCTCAAGGCCGCCAGCAAGGCCGTGGCCGACTTTGGCGATGAATTCCGCAAGACCTACGACTTGCGCAAGCGCACGGTCAAGGTGCTGGGCCGCTACACGGAAAAACACAATGTGCGCTTCGACGGCATGACGCGCGTGTCGCACGTGACGGATGCCACCGACTGGCGCGTGGAATACCCGTTCGTCGTGCTCACGCCCGACACGGAAGAGGAAATGGCTGGCCTGGTCAAGGGCTGTATCGAACTGGGGCTGACCATCATCCCGCGCGGCGGCGGCACCGGCTACACGGGCGGCGCGATTCCATTGACGCCGATGTCGGCCGTCATCAACACGGAAAAACTGATCACCCTGGGTGCCGTGGAAATGACGGTCTTGCCGGGCTTGACGCACGAATACGCGACGATCAATTCGGGCGCGGGCGTGATCACGAACAAGGTCTCGGAAGCGGCGGAGAAGGCCGGTTTCGTGTTTGCCGTCGACCCCACCTCGGCCCACGCCTCTTGCATCGGCGGCAACGTCGCCATGAATGCGGGCGGCAAGAAAGCCGTGCTGTGGGGCACGGCGCTCGACAACCTGGCCTCGTGGCGCATGGTTGACCCGAACGGCGACTGGCTCGACGTCACGCGCCTCGACCATAACCTGGGCAAGATCCACGATATCGCACTGGCACGCTTCCAGCTGGAATGGCGTCACCCGAGCACGCGCGACGCGACGAAACCGAACGCGCCGTTCAAGACGGAAATCCTGGAAATTCCTGGCCGTAAATTCCGCAAGGAAGGCCTGGGCAAGGACGTGACGGACAAATTCCTCGCCGGCTTGCCGGGCATTCAGAAAGAAGGCTGCGACGGCCTGATCACGTCGGCGCGCTGGATTCTGCACAAGATGCCGAAGTTCGCCCGCACCGTCTGCCTGGAATTCTTCGGCCAGGCGCGCGACGCGATTCCGTCGATCGTGGAAATCAAGGATTACCTGGACGGCTTGCCGGCGAAAGGCGAGCAATACACGAGCATCCGCCTGGCGGGCCTCGAGCACCTGGACGAGCGCTACCTGCGCGCCGTCGGCTACGCCACCAAGTCGAAGCGGGGCGTGCTGCCGAAGATGGCCCTGTTTGGCGACATCGTCGGCGACGATGAAAACGCCGTCGCGCAAGCGGCGTCGGAAGTGGTGCGCATCGCCAACACCCGCGTGGGTGAAGGTTTTGTGGCCGTCAGCCCCGAAGCGCGCAAGAAATTCTGGCTCGACCGTGCCCGCACGGCGGCGATCGCCAAGCACACGAACGCTTTTAAAATCAATGAAGACGTCGTCATTCCCCTGAACCGCATGGGCGAATACACGGATGGTATCGAACGCATCAATATCGAGCTGTCGATCAAGAACAAGCTGCAACTGGCCGACGCCCTCAGCGAATTCTTTGCCAAGGGTAACTTGCCAATCGGCAAGAGCGACGATGCATCGGACGACCGCGTCGACGACGCTGAAATGCTGGGCGACCGCGCCGAGCAGGCGCAGCAGTTGCTGGCGCAAGTGACGGCGCGCTGGACCTATCTGCTGGCCCAGCTCGACCGTCCGCTGGTCGACGTGAAGGGCGAACTGGCCGAACTGGGTATGGAGCGCCTGTTGCCCGTGTTCGATGCACGCCTGCAAACGCAGCCGAACGCCACCCTGTTCGACGTGGTGCAGGACCGCACGGTGCGCATCACGTGGAAGCAGGAAATCCGCGCCCAGCTGCGCCAGATCTTCAACGGCGCCGCTTTCAAACTGATCCTCGACGAGGCCACTGCCATTCACGCGCGCATTTTGCGTAGCCGCGTGTTTGTCGCGCTGCACATGCATGCGGGCGACGGCAACGTGCACACGAACTTGCCCGTCAACTCGGACAATTACGAAATGCTGCAGGACGCCCATGAAGCTGTGGGCCGCATCATGATCCTGGCCCGCTCGCTCAATGGCGTCATTTCCGGCGAGCACGGTATCGGCATCACCAAGCTGGAATTTTTGACGGAAGAAGAGATCGGCGACTTCCGCAGCTACAAGCAGCGCATCGATCCCGAAGGCCGTTTCAACAAGGGCAAGCTGCTGAACCTGCCGGGCATGGGCGCCGACTTGCGCAATGCCTACACGCCATCGTTCGGCCTGATGGGACACGAATCGCTGATCATGCAGCAAAGCGATATCGGCGCTATCGCCGACAGCGTCAAGGACTGCTTGCGTTGCGGCAAGTGCAAACCCGTGTGCTCGACCCACGTGCCGCGCGCCAACTTGCTGTACTCGCCGCGCGACAAGATTTTGGCCACCTCGTCCCTGATCGAAGCCTTCCTGTACGAAGAGCAGACGCGCCGCGGCATTTCCATCAAGCATTGGGAAGAGTTCGAAGACGTGGCCGACCACTGCACGGTCTGCCATAAATGCGTGACGCCTTGCCCCGTGAACATCGACTTCGGCGATGTGTCGATGAACATGCGCAATTTGCTGCGCAAGATGGACAAGAAGAGCTTTAATCCGGGCACCAAGGCGACGATGATGTTCCTCAACGCCACCGATCCCGTGACCATCAACGCCACGCGCAAGGTTATGATCGGCTGGGGTTACAAGGCGCAGCGCCTGGGCCACGATCTGTTGAAGAAATTTGCCAAGAAGCAAACCAAGGCGCCGCCGCCATCGACGGGGAAGCCGCCCGTCAAGGCGCAGGTGATCCACTTCATCAACAAGAAGATGCCGGGCAACCTGCCGAAGAAGTCGGCGCGCGCGCTGCTCGACATCGAAGACGACAAGGTCATCCCGATCATCCGTAATCCGAAGACGACGACGGCCGATACGGAAGCCGTGTTCTACTTCCCTGGTTGCGGTTCGGAACGTTTGTTCTCGCAAGTGGGCCTGGCCACGCAGGCGATGCTGTGGGAAGTAGGTGTGCAGACGGTCTTGCCGCCTGGCTACCTGTGCTGCGGTTATCCGCAGCGGGGTGCGGGCGAGTTCGACAAGGCCGAGAAGATGATGACGGACAACCGCGTCCTGTTCCACCGCATGGCCAACACGCTCAATTACCTGGACATCAAGACGGTGCTGGTGTCCTGCGGCACTTGCTACGACCAGCTGGCAACGTATCAGTTCGAGAAGATTTTCCCTGGCTGCCGCATCATGGATATCCATGAGTATTTGCTGGAGAAAAACGTCAAGCTGGAAGGCGTGAACGGCACGCGCTATATGTACCATGAGCCATGCCACAATCCGATGAAGCTGCAGGAATCGGGCAAGACGATCAACTCCCTGATCAGCACGGTGGATAACGTGAAGATCGAGAAGAATGACCGTTGCTGCGGCGAATCGGGCTCGCTGGCCGTCACGCGCCCTGATATTTCCACGCAAGTGCGTTTCCGCAAGGAAGAAGAGATGGTCAAGGGCGCCGACAAGCTGCGCGGCGATGGGTTCACCGGCGACGTCAAAATCCTCACCAGCTGCCCGTCGTGCCTGCAAGGCTTGTCGCGCTACAATGACGATTCGGGCACGACGGCCGACTACATCGTCGTCGAGATCGCCAAACACTTGCTGGGAGAGAACTGGATGCCGGATTACGTGAAACGCGCCAATGACGGCGGCATCGAACGGGTGCTCGTGTAA